Part of the Candidatus Desulfatibia profunda genome, TCAGGTTTGCCATCAGGGAAGGCGGCCGGACGGTCGGCGCCGGCGTGGTCAGCGAAATATACGGATAACGGCGAAGGAGTCTGCTGGTGAGGATAATTGTTACACTTTTATGCAGTGAATGCAAAAGAAGAAATTACACAACGACAAAGAATAAACGCTCAACGCCGGACAAGTTGGAATTCAGCAAGTATTGCAGATTTTGCAGAAAACATACGCGGCACAGAGAAACCAAATAAAAAGAATTATATAGGCCAGTAGCTCCAACGGCAGAGCGCCGGACTCCAAATCCGGGTGTTGGGGGTTCGAATCCCTCCTGGCCTGCCAATTAAAATGGATAAGCCCCCGGCGCTGCCGGTGAGCAAAGAATTTCCTTGCGGATTCGATTTTTGTTTGCACCGTTTTGGGAGCATAATGGCACGGCTACAAAGAAAAAAAGATTCAAACGC contains:
- the rpmG gene encoding 50S ribosomal protein L33, encoding MVRIIVTLLCSECKRRNYTTTKNKRSTPDKLEFSKYCRFCRKHTRHRETK